In one window of Photobacterium leiognathi DNA:
- a CDS encoding DMT family transporter: MLEALKGQQRGRLITLLGVIVLSFDTLLVRLIDSSEWTLIFWRGFLPAVMLFTVQWFTDRKVITQHLLRPSLLTLITAGLFSASTICFVLSLDNTQVASTLVITNTAPLFTAVIGFFFLKEKLDKATVLAIIIAVGGIGLVFGYHPTVDELRGDSLALVSAIAIAVYLVALRKTQGQLGSVYIILAGVFTSIISLSVGAKPFALDMRQAIEMFLLGGVVIPLSFYLIAYGPRYLPAAETSLILLLEVLFGPLLVWLIVGETPTSNVLLGSAVVVLTLSGLFAWQWRKQLKSSQ; encoded by the coding sequence ATGTTAGAGGCATTAAAAGGGCAACAACGGGGCCGATTGATCACCCTGTTGGGTGTGATTGTCTTAAGTTTTGATACGTTACTCGTCCGTTTAATAGACAGTAGTGAGTGGACATTGATCTTCTGGCGAGGATTTTTGCCTGCAGTTATGTTGTTTACGGTGCAGTGGTTCACTGATAGAAAAGTGATCACTCAGCATTTGCTGCGTCCATCGTTGTTAACCTTGATCACTGCAGGTTTGTTTAGTGCATCGACTATCTGCTTTGTGCTCTCACTGGATAATACTCAAGTCGCGAGTACCTTGGTGATCACTAATACAGCGCCATTATTTACCGCTGTTATTGGCTTCTTTTTCTTAAAAGAAAAGCTAGATAAGGCAACGGTACTGGCAATTATTATTGCTGTTGGTGGGATTGGTCTTGTCTTTGGTTATCACCCAACGGTAGATGAGCTTCGTGGCGACTCTCTAGCGCTTGTCTCAGCGATTGCTATTGCGGTGTACCTTGTTGCGTTGCGTAAAACTCAAGGGCAGCTAGGCTCTGTTTACATCATCCTTGCAGGGGTATTTACCTCGATTATTTCACTGTCTGTCGGTGCGAAACCTTTCGCACTCGATATGCGTCAAGCGATAGAGATGTTTTTATTGGGCGGCGTTGTGATCCCATTGTCTTTCTATTTGATTGCTTATGGGCCTCGCTATTTACCCGCAGCGGAAACAAGCTTGATCTTATTGCTTGAAGTGTTATTTGGTCCATTATTAGTGTGGCTGATTGTTGGTGAAACACCGACTTCTAATGTGTTATTAGGCTCTGCTGTTGTAGTGCTAACCT
- the rluB gene encoding 23S rRNA pseudouridine(2605) synthase RluB: MSEKLQKVLARAGQGSRREIELMIQNGRVSVDGVVAKLGDRLEDMTANVRVDGHRIELISSDEEICRILAYNKPEGELCTRHDPEGRRTVFDRLPRLNTGRWVSVGRLDANTSGLLLFTTDGELANRLMHPSRTVEREYMVRVFGDVTEQMVKNLVKGVELEDGLARFEDVVYAGGEGMNHTFYVVITEGRNREVRRLWDSQGVTVSRLKRVRYGDVYLTKDMPRGGWSELELKEVNELRATVELPPETETALTVEGQKRKKGIRQIRRAVRRHEERIETGNGNARGRRGRNNDRRNPGASRNAEVESQQNERRGSGRSQPAKGRDNRNDSGKPQSSGKRKPSGNAANRRNPLANKPAKQRTRK, from the coding sequence ATGAGTGAAAAATTACAGAAGGTATTGGCACGAGCTGGTCAAGGTTCACGTCGTGAAATCGAACTAATGATCCAAAACGGCCGCGTAAGTGTTGATGGTGTTGTAGCAAAACTTGGCGATCGTCTTGAAGATATGACTGCAAACGTACGTGTGGATGGTCACCGTATTGAGCTTATCTCTTCAGATGAAGAAATCTGCCGTATTTTGGCGTACAACAAGCCAGAAGGTGAGTTATGTACTCGTCACGATCCTGAAGGTCGCCGTACTGTATTTGATCGTCTTCCTCGCTTAAATACTGGTCGCTGGGTATCGGTAGGTCGTCTTGATGCGAACACATCAGGTCTACTGTTATTCACTACTGATGGTGAGCTTGCAAACCGTCTAATGCACCCAAGCCGTACGGTTGAGCGTGAATACATGGTGCGTGTATTCGGTGACGTGACTGAGCAAATGGTGAAGAACCTTGTAAAAGGTGTTGAACTAGAAGATGGTTTAGCACGTTTTGAAGATGTGGTTTACGCTGGTGGTGAAGGTATGAACCATACTTTCTACGTTGTGATCACTGAAGGTCGTAACCGTGAGGTACGTCGTTTATGGGATTCACAAGGCGTAACCGTAAGCCGTCTTAAGCGTGTTCGTTACGGTGATGTTTACCTAACGAAAGACATGCCTCGTGGTGGTTGGAGCGAGCTAGAGCTAAAAGAAGTAAACGAACTTCGCGCAACAGTAGAGCTACCACCTGAGACTGAAACGGCACTGACTGTTGAAGGTCAAAAGCGTAAGAAAGGTATTCGCCAAATTCGTCGTGCTGTTCGTCGTCACGAAGAGCGTATTGAAACAGGTAATGGTAACGCCCGTGGTCGTCGTGGTCGTAACAACGATCGTCGTAACCCAGGTGCTAGCCGTAACGCAGAAGTTGAGTCACAGCAAAACGAACGTCGTGGTAGCGGTCGTTCACAACCTGCAAAGGGTCGTGACAACCGAAATGACAGTGGTAAGCCACAGTCATCAGGTAAGCGTAAGCCTTCAGGCAATGCAGCTAACCGCCGTAATCCGTTAGCGAACAAGCCTGCAAAACAACGTACTCGTAAGTAA
- a CDS encoding Solitary outer membrane autotransporter beta-barrel domain, which translates to MLNIQYILYYLIRRLILILIISISFYSVLVKAQSYPSLEQFYEKKVARAMVLANSDIFTVGLFQFNPNSIFGTDNNILGDINSLKQRETLRSLSIPFNYTLKKTDTTQHQLLSGLSALIIKEDNEESDPNAFINSQESHYKAMVGYRYKRELKDNWLFSGGVHFHLLYYESNVTINDPEVRAFFDFVFGDTFPSTSFWSLLAEPELSITFRQPYQWGGYNLITQWQYFLGHSWGDANFGDAGNPEGWYFTNGIELYWIPSRNFLTKKHKFFTQLNRIDLGSRAQIAMDTSHYYEWAVGWLVDKPFKTDWIDNLGLGLNINSHSHYRGASFVLYFNY; encoded by the coding sequence ATGTTAAATATTCAATACATATTATATTATTTAATACGTAGACTTATTTTAATTCTAATTATTAGTATTTCTTTTTATTCTGTCTTAGTCAAAGCACAGAGCTACCCCTCATTAGAACAGTTTTATGAAAAAAAAGTAGCAAGAGCAATGGTGTTAGCCAATAGTGATATTTTCACTGTTGGTTTATTTCAATTTAATCCCAACTCCATATTTGGTACTGACAACAACATATTAGGTGACATCAACTCACTCAAACAAAGAGAAACCCTTCGATCTCTTTCTATTCCTTTTAATTATACACTCAAAAAAACTGACACAACGCAGCATCAATTGCTATCTGGTCTAAGTGCATTAATCATTAAAGAAGATAATGAAGAAAGCGATCCTAATGCTTTTATTAATTCGCAAGAGTCTCATTACAAAGCAATGGTAGGGTATCGCTACAAACGAGAGTTAAAGGATAATTGGCTATTTAGTGGAGGTGTCCATTTTCATCTCCTCTACTATGAAAGTAACGTTACGATTAATGACCCTGAAGTTCGAGCTTTTTTTGATTTTGTTTTTGGTGATACTTTTCCATCTACCTCGTTCTGGTCTTTACTGGCTGAACCAGAACTCTCAATCACGTTTAGACAGCCTTATCAATGGGGTGGCTATAACCTAATTACACAATGGCAATATTTTTTGGGTCATAGTTGGGGAGATGCCAATTTCGGCGACGCCGGTAATCCTGAAGGTTGGTATTTCACAAATGGTATAGAGTTATATTGGATACCATCACGCAATTTCCTAACTAAAAAACACAAGTTTTTTACTCAATTAAATCGCATTGATTTAGGTAGTAGAGCACAAATCGCAATGGATACATCTCATTATTATGAGTGGGCAGTTGGATGGCTAGTAGATAAGCCATTTAAAACAGACTGGATTGATAATCTTGGTTTGGGTTTAAATATTAATAGCCACAGTCACTATCGTGGAGCTAGTTTCGTTCTGTATTTTAATTATTAA
- a CDS encoding L-threonylcarbamoyladenylate synthase, protein MSQFFYVHPETPQARLIKQAVEIIKNGGVVVYPTDSGYALGCQLENKAALERICQIRRLNEKHNFTLLCRDLSELSLYTRVDNVAFRLLRNNTPGAYTFIFKGTKEVPRRLMNAKRKTIGIRVPDNVIALALLEALGEPLMSTSLILPGNDTTESDPDEIRDKLEHAVDLIMHGGYLGEQPTTVIDFSDGEIDVVRVGAGDVTPFE, encoded by the coding sequence ATGAGTCAATTTTTTTACGTGCATCCCGAAACCCCACAAGCACGCTTAATTAAGCAAGCGGTAGAAATTATTAAAAATGGCGGTGTGGTGGTGTACCCAACAGATTCTGGTTATGCACTAGGGTGTCAGCTTGAAAATAAAGCGGCACTAGAGCGTATTTGCCAAATTCGTCGCTTAAACGAAAAGCATAATTTCACGTTGTTGTGTCGTGACTTATCAGAGCTATCTTTGTACACCCGTGTTGATAACGTTGCGTTCCGTTTACTACGTAATAATACGCCGGGTGCTTATACTTTTATTTTTAAAGGTACTAAAGAAGTTCCACGTCGTTTAATGAACGCTAAGCGTAAAACAATCGGTATTCGTGTGCCTGATAATGTGATTGCTTTAGCGTTACTTGAAGCGTTAGGTGAGCCGTTAATGTCAACGTCTTTGATTCTGCCGGGTAATGATACGACGGAATCTGATCCAGATGAAATCCGCGACAAACTAGAACATGCCGTTGATTTGATCATGCATGGTGGTTACTTAGGTGAGCAACCAACCACAGTGATTGATTTCAGTGATGGTGAAATTGATGTTGTTCGTGTTGGCGCTGGTGATGTGACACCGTTTGAGTAA